From Cotesia glomerata isolate CgM1 linkage group LG2, MPM_Cglom_v2.3, whole genome shotgun sequence, a single genomic window includes:
- the LOC123260098 gene encoding kinesin-like protein KIF20B isoform X1 — protein MSGNNEHESKLDETLDPIRPLSIGTGEMSYIYGRDPSILSYGQRPGPSVETKKNLYSVYEVEETVASLDVSSAQTIKVYLRLKPFNKNVKLTAQEEDAYRITSSSTLLTKLPSQDSHSSIRSSSADLVCRKYIFTETFGPEVSQGQFFERVLQPQMPDFLTGQNATIMTYGTTNSGKSFTLQGTAMEPGLIPRSLEHIFAHINPKEAPHFKPLNHSEVVKLSSSEKCLEIENKNKLLTYGSTDRNQYINAFKKMQQVLEKEVPEFRARESTDAHCAVWVSFAEIYNETIYDLLSNDTSKRRPILKLATDNQGATYIKGLKSVFVNSSCEAYQVLMAGQYNLKVAATALNARSSRSHCIFTVRLLRYFSENDIKSVEMSTFTFCDLAGSERLKKTLNIGDRLKEAQNINTSLMVLGRCLKSIYEVQTVKQQRSEVIGPFRESKLTRLFQTALSGKEPIALIVNVNPSPNLYVETQNVLNFAAIAKKIIIQPKLKKTRRSKTRFSHLVLQTKNTITDWDEPPIECDLESIDDQSSVEDMGYVPAEDYEQVLEENEKLRKEIAQIKSSAFKKDLATREEISKYYMATIKKMEEDHQARLRNIEAEHQTLHEWELDKVETFYQNKLQAVKSYKRKRSEDYDDDEEDDYDDMDTSKGELEIQVRQLNSKVDELKNKLKQALKEKDEILVQKNSATYELSLAKEELKTTRNVVVALENSHVNGKNEAYIEELKQQLSDCEKKKKLHEYTLNEAKKDFIEMRNEIDSKNSQVNKLEIELAHKDEELCDLRQEFHNTEDTLSQKEIILREYEEIIDSQSQKLLKLTDEYENLKQLYKESTKETVLEIQDRNSDANEIIGDLEDKLEAAENEIVLLKEKVADKIVKIDELERKLMESEDNCHDLKERLDKIMEYTMAKPNTSVEEEVATQTSPFKVGKDDVKEVKEVCDGNSQTTSPSTASQSNQTSFIESVDHKALQTSFSIDSDKVDVIECLLEKEKNKFFEMEAKYKEELEHVTELSDELENVKNRLVKMEVAKKSSEFNEKKISEYLAEIETLKATIEELEGQNESLKTSRDYYRSDLGNIEKELSEAKKKVERFTSKLTEKEDVKVELERRLEEYEQRVEGLKEENVKLMELKEACESELKKKDEELIEARNKIDFIKNDLEVKERLASSVEKELEDKKELKRQIEELNREINRLNEESKVLKEFKEESGNAVDKLMEELSAKQRELEKAKKVLEEKIEELEKTLGEKDREINDLQKEIKDSIKLQANDVTEKELKLMIKERDEAKEKLSELDKLNKKLQTKINNMDREIDELRKAVKKYKEELDEFSNLEANYQKTIEGKEHELETFKKNQEEMIKKYETLVKTKDEDVEKHKREVKKMQETFLVKGHNTPRDEFRAPSSDRSQYKLRENKPPKEETSEDESVTERRGRRARKVLEPTSPIPNVTIDEISETESTRSTRKTTAKACPSTGRKTRGRRLYTAVEDGVIAIEMTPENAPSPSPTPSTRSLRTRRNK, from the exons ATGAGTGGGAATAATGAACATGAATCCAAG CTGGACGAGACCCTGGATCCGATCAGACCTCTGTCTATAGGAACTGGAGAAATGTCATACATTTACGGAAGAGACCCGAGTATCTTGTCTTATGGACAACGACCTGGACCTTCTGTAGAAACGAAGAAAAACCTGTATTCGGTGTACGAGGTTGAAGAAACTGTTGCAAGTTTGGACGTGTCATCGGCGCAGACAATAAAGGTATACTTGAGATTAAAGCCGTTCAACAAAAATGTGAAGCTTACAGCCCAGGAGGAAGATGCTTATCGTATCACTAGTTCCTCGACTTTGCTTACCAAGCTACCCAGTCAAGATTCACATTCCTCTATCAGGTCTTCGTCAGCTGACTTGGTGTGTCGGAAGTACATCTTCACTGAAACTTTTGGTCCTGAAGTTTCGCAGGGACAATTTTTTGAACGTGTTTTGCAACCACAAATGCCGGATTTTTTGACAGGACAAAATGCTACGATTATGACTTAtg gTACAACAAACTCCGGAAAATCATTTACTCTTCAAGGTACTGCTATGGAACCCGGCCTAATTCCTCGAAGTCTAGAGCACATATTTGCACACATCAACCCAAAAGAAGCACCTCACTTTAAACCACTGAATCACAGCGAAGTGGTTAAATTATCCTCATCTGAAAAGTGTCTTGAAATAGAGAACAAAAACAAGCTGTTGACCTACGGATCAACAGATCGAAATCAGTATATAAacgcttttaaaaaaatgcaacaAGTACTTGAAAAAGAAGTTCCAGAGTTTCGAGCTCGCGAGTCTACAGACGCTCACTGTGCAGTCTGGGTCTCGTTTGCCGAAATTTATAATGAGACCATTTACGACCTACTGTCCAATGATACATCCAAACGCCGTCCAATTTTGAAGCTCGCGACTGACAACCAAGGCGCGACTTATATCAAAGGACTAAAGTCAGTTTTTGTAAATTCTAGCTGCGAAGCCTACCAAGTCTTGATGGCTGGACAGTATAATCTAAAAGTAGCTGCTACGGCATTGAATGCGCGTAGTTCACGTTCTCATTGTATATTCACCGTCAGGCTGTTGCgatatttttcagaaaatgaTATTAAGTCTGTCGAGATGAGCAC GTTCACTTTCTGTGATTTAGCTGGCTCTGAGCGATTGAAGAAAACTCTAAACATTGGAGATCGTTTGAAAGAGGCACAAAATATTAACACGAGTCTGATGGTGTTGGGACGTTGTTTAAAGTCTATCTATGAAGTACAGACAGTGAAGCAGCAGCGTAGTGAAGTAATTGGACCGTTCCGTGAGTCAAAATTAACCAGACTCTTCCAGACGGCTTTGTCTGGCAAAGAACCAATTGCCTTGATTGTAAATGTAAACCCATCGCCAAATTTATACGTTGAAACGCAAAACGTCTTAAATTTTGCTGCGATagccaaaaaaataatcatacaaccaaaattgaagaaaactcGCAGGTCAAAAACCAGATTTTCACATCTTGTTTTACAAACTAAAAATACTATCACTGATTGGGACGAACCACCTATTGAATGTGACCTTGAAAGTATTGATGATCAATCCTCCGTTGAAGACATGGGATACGTACCAGCTGAAGACTACGAACAAGTGCtggaagaaaatgaaaaattgcgCAAAGAAATTGCTCAGATAAAATCTTcagcatttaaaaaagatCTTGCTACGCGTGAGGAAATTAGCAAATATTATATGGCGACTATCAAGAAGATGGAAGAAGACCATCAAGCAAGGTTGCGTAATATAGAAGCCGAGCATCAGACTCTTCATGAATGGGAGCTGGATAAAGTTGAAACTTTCTATCAAAACAAACTGCAGGCAGTTAAATCCTATAAAAGGAAACGTTCCGAAgattatgatgatgatgaggaGGATGATTATGATGACATGGACACAAGCAAAGGTGAATTAGAAATACAAGTACGGCAGTTAAATTCAAAAGTTGATGAACTGAAGAATAAATTGAAGCAAGCGTTGAAGGAAAAAGATGAGATACTCGTTCAGAAAAATTCAGCTACTTATGAACTCAGTCTTGCTAAagaagaattaaaaacaacTAGGAACGTTGTTGTGGCGTTAGAAAATTCACATGTTAATGGCAAAAATGAAGCTTACATAGAAGAGCTTAAACAGCAGCTCAGCGATTGCGAAAAGAAGAAGAAACTTCACGAGTACACATTAAACGAAGCTAAAAAAGACTTTATTGAAATGAGGAATGAAATTGATAGCAAAAATAGTCAGGTTAATAAATTGGAGATTGAATTGGCGCATAAAGATGAAGAGCTCTGTGACTTACGGCAAGAGTTTCATAATACTGAAGATACTCTGAGCCagaaagaaattattcttagaGAGTATGAAGAGATTATAGACAGCCAGAGCCAGAAACTGCTGAAGCTTACGGATGAGTATGAAAATTTGAAGCAATTGTACAAGGAGAGCACTAAAGAAACTGTCCTGGAAATTCAGGACAGAAATTCTGATGCTAATGAAATTATTGGTGACCTGGAAGATAAATTAGAGGCTGctgaaaatgaaattgttttgttaaaagaaaaagtaGCGGATAAAATTGTGAAGATTGATGAACTTGAGCGTAAGCTGATGGAATCTGAGGATAATTGTCATGATTTGAAAGAGCGTTTGGATAAAATTATGGAATATACGATGGCTAAGCCAAATACTTCTGTTGAAGAGGAAGTTGCTACCCAGACAAGCCCGTTTAAGGTTGGCAAGGATGATGTAAAGGAGGTTAAGGAGGTTTGTGATGGAAATAGTCAGACTACTTCACCGAGCACTGCAAGCCAGAGCAATCAGACTAGTTTTATTGAGTCAGTTGATCATAAAGCTCTTCAGACGTCGTTTAGTATTGACAGTGATAAGGTAGATGTTATTGAATGCCTGTTggaaaaagagaaaaataaattctttgaaaTGGAGGCCAAGTACAAAGAAGAACTGGAACATGTGACGGAATTGTCTGATGAGTTGGAGAATGTGAAAAATCGGTTGGTTAAAATGGAAGTAGCGAAAAAATCTAGTGAGTttaatgaaaagaaaatttcagaGTACTTGGCTGAGATTGAGACTCTGAAGGCGACTATTGAGGAACTGGAAGGGCAAAATGAATCTTTGAAAACTTCTAGGGATTATTATAGGAGTGATCTTGGTAATATTGAAAAAGAACTGTCGGAAGCTAAGAAGAAGGTTGAGAGATTTACGAGTAAATTGACTGAAAAGGAGGATGTTAAGGTTGAGCTGGAGAGGAGGTTGGAGGAATATGAGCAGCGTGTTGAAGGTCTTAAAGAAGAGAATGTTAAATTGATGGAGTTGAAAGAAGCTTGTGAAAGCGAGCTTAAAAAGAAGGATGAAGAATTAATTGAAGCGAggaataaaattgattttattaaaaatgatctgGAGGTTAAAGAACGTCTGGCGAGTTCAGTTGAAAAGGAACTGGAGGATAAGAAAGAATTGAAAAGGCAAATTGAAGAGTTGAATAGAGAAATAAATCGACTTAATGAAGAAAGTAAAGTATTGAAAGAGTTTAAAGAGGAATCTGGGAATGCTGTGGATAAATTGATGGAAGAATTGTCTGCTAAGCAACGAGAATTGGAGAAAGCTAAGAAGGTGTTGGAGGAAAAGATTGAAGAGCTGGAGAAGACGCTGGGGGAGAAGGATAGAGAGATTAATGATCTTcagaaagaaataaaagacTCGATTAAGTTACAAGCTAATGATGTCACTGAGAAGGAGTTGAAGTTGATGATTAAAGAGCGCGATGAGGCGAAAGAAAAGTTGTCTGAgcttgataaattaaataaaaaattacagactAAAATTAACAACATGGATCGCGAAATTGATGAGCTTAGAAAAGCGGTTAAGAAGTACAAAGAAGAGCTGGATGAATTTAGTAATCTTGAAGCTAATTATCAAAAGACGATTGAGGGTAAAGAACACGAGCTGGAAacttttaagaaaaatcaAGAAGAAATGATTAAGAAGTATGAAACTTTAGTTAAAACTAAAGATGAAGACGTGGAAAAGCATAAAAGAGAAGTCAAGAAAATGCAGGAAACTTTCCTAGTCAAAGGCCACAACACGCCTAGAGATGAGTTCCGTGCTCCTTCCAGTGATCGATctcag tATAAATTAAGAGAAAACAAGCCTCCCAAAGAAGAAACTTCCGAAGATGAGTCTGTTACCGAACGACGAGGCAGGAGAGCGCGCAAAGTACTCGAACCAACTTCTCCCATTCCGAATGTAACTATCGATGAAATATCTGAGACAGAATCAAC gAGATCTACGCGTAAAACAACAGCTAAAGCTTGTCCGTCAACGGGTAGGAAAACTCGGGGAAGAAGATTATATACAGCGGTTGAAGACGGAGTAATAGCAATCGAAATGACTCCggag aatGCGCCGTCCCCATCGCCAACTCCATCGACTCGCTCTTTAAGAACGCGTAggaataaatga
- the LOC123260098 gene encoding kinesin-like protein KIF20B isoform X2 — MSGNNEHESKLDETLDPIRPLSIGTGEMSYIYGRDPSILSYGQRPGPSVETKKNLYSVYEVEETVASLDVSSAQTIKVYLRLKPFNKNVKLTAQEEDAYRITSSSTLLTKLPSQDSHSSIRSSSADLVCRKYIFTETFGPEVSQGQFFERVLQPQMPDFLTGQNATIMTYGTTNSGKSFTLQGTAMEPGLIPRSLEHIFAHINPKEAPHFKPLNHSEVVKLSSSEKCLEIENKNKLLTYGSTDRNQYINAFKKMQQVLEKEVPEFRARESTDAHCAVWVSFAEIYNETIYDLLSNDTSKRRPILKLATDNQGATYIKGLKSVFVNSSCEAYQVLMAGQYNLKVAATALNARSSRSHCIFTVRLLRYFSENDIKSVEMSTFTFCDLAGSERLKKTLNIGDRLKEAQNINTSLMVLGRCLKSIYEVQTVKQQRSEVIGPFRESKLTRLFQTALSGKEPIALIVNVNPSPNLYVETQNVLNFAAIAKKIIIQPKLKKTRRSKTRFSHLVLQTKNTITDWDEPPIECDLESIDDQSSVEDMGYVPAEDYEQVLEENEKLRKEIAQIKSSAFKKDLATREEISKYYMATIKKMEEDHQARLRNIEAEHQTLHEWELDKVETFYQNKLQAVKSYKRKRSEDYDDDEEDDYDDMDTSKGELEIQVRQLNSKVDELKNKLKQALKEKDEILVQKNSATYELSLAKEELKTTRNVVVALENSHVNGKNEAYIEELKQQLSDCEKKKKLHEYTLNEAKKDFIEMRNEIDSKNSQVNKLEIELAHKDEELCDLRQEFHNTEDTLSQKEIILREYEEIIDSQSQKLLKLTDEYENLKQLYKESTKETVLEIQDRNSDANEIIGDLEDKLEAAENEIVLLKEKVADKIVKIDELERKLMESEDNCHDLKERLDKIMEYTMAKPNTSVEEEVATQTSPFKVGKDDVKEVKEVCDGNSQTTSPSTASQSNQTSFIESVDHKALQTSFSIDSDKVDVIECLLEKEKNKFFEMEAKYKEELEHVTELSDELENVKNRLVKMEVAKKSSEFNEKKISEYLAEIETLKATIEELEGQNESLKTSRDYYRSDLGNIEKELSEAKKKVERFTSKLTEKEDVKVELERRLEEYEQRVEGLKEENVKLMELKEACESELKKKDEELIEARNKIDFIKNDLEVKERLASSVEKELEDKKELKRQIEELNREINRLNEESKVLKEFKEESGNAVDKLMEELSAKQRELEKAKKVLEEKIEELEKTLGEKDREINDLQKEIKDSIKLQANDVTEKELKLMIKERDEAKEKLSELDKLNKKLQTKINNMDREIDELRKAVKKYKEELDEFSNLEANYQKTIEGKEHELETFKKNQEEMIKKYETLVKTKDEDVEKHKREVKKMQETFLVKGHNTPRDEFRAPSSDRSQYKLRENKPPKEETSEDESVTERRGRRARKVLEPTSPIPNVTIDEISETESTRSTRKTTAKACPSTGRKTRGRRLYTAVEDGVIAIEMTPEVISSPSPTPSTRSLRTRRNK; from the exons ATGAGTGGGAATAATGAACATGAATCCAAG CTGGACGAGACCCTGGATCCGATCAGACCTCTGTCTATAGGAACTGGAGAAATGTCATACATTTACGGAAGAGACCCGAGTATCTTGTCTTATGGACAACGACCTGGACCTTCTGTAGAAACGAAGAAAAACCTGTATTCGGTGTACGAGGTTGAAGAAACTGTTGCAAGTTTGGACGTGTCATCGGCGCAGACAATAAAGGTATACTTGAGATTAAAGCCGTTCAACAAAAATGTGAAGCTTACAGCCCAGGAGGAAGATGCTTATCGTATCACTAGTTCCTCGACTTTGCTTACCAAGCTACCCAGTCAAGATTCACATTCCTCTATCAGGTCTTCGTCAGCTGACTTGGTGTGTCGGAAGTACATCTTCACTGAAACTTTTGGTCCTGAAGTTTCGCAGGGACAATTTTTTGAACGTGTTTTGCAACCACAAATGCCGGATTTTTTGACAGGACAAAATGCTACGATTATGACTTAtg gTACAACAAACTCCGGAAAATCATTTACTCTTCAAGGTACTGCTATGGAACCCGGCCTAATTCCTCGAAGTCTAGAGCACATATTTGCACACATCAACCCAAAAGAAGCACCTCACTTTAAACCACTGAATCACAGCGAAGTGGTTAAATTATCCTCATCTGAAAAGTGTCTTGAAATAGAGAACAAAAACAAGCTGTTGACCTACGGATCAACAGATCGAAATCAGTATATAAacgcttttaaaaaaatgcaacaAGTACTTGAAAAAGAAGTTCCAGAGTTTCGAGCTCGCGAGTCTACAGACGCTCACTGTGCAGTCTGGGTCTCGTTTGCCGAAATTTATAATGAGACCATTTACGACCTACTGTCCAATGATACATCCAAACGCCGTCCAATTTTGAAGCTCGCGACTGACAACCAAGGCGCGACTTATATCAAAGGACTAAAGTCAGTTTTTGTAAATTCTAGCTGCGAAGCCTACCAAGTCTTGATGGCTGGACAGTATAATCTAAAAGTAGCTGCTACGGCATTGAATGCGCGTAGTTCACGTTCTCATTGTATATTCACCGTCAGGCTGTTGCgatatttttcagaaaatgaTATTAAGTCTGTCGAGATGAGCAC GTTCACTTTCTGTGATTTAGCTGGCTCTGAGCGATTGAAGAAAACTCTAAACATTGGAGATCGTTTGAAAGAGGCACAAAATATTAACACGAGTCTGATGGTGTTGGGACGTTGTTTAAAGTCTATCTATGAAGTACAGACAGTGAAGCAGCAGCGTAGTGAAGTAATTGGACCGTTCCGTGAGTCAAAATTAACCAGACTCTTCCAGACGGCTTTGTCTGGCAAAGAACCAATTGCCTTGATTGTAAATGTAAACCCATCGCCAAATTTATACGTTGAAACGCAAAACGTCTTAAATTTTGCTGCGATagccaaaaaaataatcatacaaccaaaattgaagaaaactcGCAGGTCAAAAACCAGATTTTCACATCTTGTTTTACAAACTAAAAATACTATCACTGATTGGGACGAACCACCTATTGAATGTGACCTTGAAAGTATTGATGATCAATCCTCCGTTGAAGACATGGGATACGTACCAGCTGAAGACTACGAACAAGTGCtggaagaaaatgaaaaattgcgCAAAGAAATTGCTCAGATAAAATCTTcagcatttaaaaaagatCTTGCTACGCGTGAGGAAATTAGCAAATATTATATGGCGACTATCAAGAAGATGGAAGAAGACCATCAAGCAAGGTTGCGTAATATAGAAGCCGAGCATCAGACTCTTCATGAATGGGAGCTGGATAAAGTTGAAACTTTCTATCAAAACAAACTGCAGGCAGTTAAATCCTATAAAAGGAAACGTTCCGAAgattatgatgatgatgaggaGGATGATTATGATGACATGGACACAAGCAAAGGTGAATTAGAAATACAAGTACGGCAGTTAAATTCAAAAGTTGATGAACTGAAGAATAAATTGAAGCAAGCGTTGAAGGAAAAAGATGAGATACTCGTTCAGAAAAATTCAGCTACTTATGAACTCAGTCTTGCTAAagaagaattaaaaacaacTAGGAACGTTGTTGTGGCGTTAGAAAATTCACATGTTAATGGCAAAAATGAAGCTTACATAGAAGAGCTTAAACAGCAGCTCAGCGATTGCGAAAAGAAGAAGAAACTTCACGAGTACACATTAAACGAAGCTAAAAAAGACTTTATTGAAATGAGGAATGAAATTGATAGCAAAAATAGTCAGGTTAATAAATTGGAGATTGAATTGGCGCATAAAGATGAAGAGCTCTGTGACTTACGGCAAGAGTTTCATAATACTGAAGATACTCTGAGCCagaaagaaattattcttagaGAGTATGAAGAGATTATAGACAGCCAGAGCCAGAAACTGCTGAAGCTTACGGATGAGTATGAAAATTTGAAGCAATTGTACAAGGAGAGCACTAAAGAAACTGTCCTGGAAATTCAGGACAGAAATTCTGATGCTAATGAAATTATTGGTGACCTGGAAGATAAATTAGAGGCTGctgaaaatgaaattgttttgttaaaagaaaaagtaGCGGATAAAATTGTGAAGATTGATGAACTTGAGCGTAAGCTGATGGAATCTGAGGATAATTGTCATGATTTGAAAGAGCGTTTGGATAAAATTATGGAATATACGATGGCTAAGCCAAATACTTCTGTTGAAGAGGAAGTTGCTACCCAGACAAGCCCGTTTAAGGTTGGCAAGGATGATGTAAAGGAGGTTAAGGAGGTTTGTGATGGAAATAGTCAGACTACTTCACCGAGCACTGCAAGCCAGAGCAATCAGACTAGTTTTATTGAGTCAGTTGATCATAAAGCTCTTCAGACGTCGTTTAGTATTGACAGTGATAAGGTAGATGTTATTGAATGCCTGTTggaaaaagagaaaaataaattctttgaaaTGGAGGCCAAGTACAAAGAAGAACTGGAACATGTGACGGAATTGTCTGATGAGTTGGAGAATGTGAAAAATCGGTTGGTTAAAATGGAAGTAGCGAAAAAATCTAGTGAGTttaatgaaaagaaaatttcagaGTACTTGGCTGAGATTGAGACTCTGAAGGCGACTATTGAGGAACTGGAAGGGCAAAATGAATCTTTGAAAACTTCTAGGGATTATTATAGGAGTGATCTTGGTAATATTGAAAAAGAACTGTCGGAAGCTAAGAAGAAGGTTGAGAGATTTACGAGTAAATTGACTGAAAAGGAGGATGTTAAGGTTGAGCTGGAGAGGAGGTTGGAGGAATATGAGCAGCGTGTTGAAGGTCTTAAAGAAGAGAATGTTAAATTGATGGAGTTGAAAGAAGCTTGTGAAAGCGAGCTTAAAAAGAAGGATGAAGAATTAATTGAAGCGAggaataaaattgattttattaaaaatgatctgGAGGTTAAAGAACGTCTGGCGAGTTCAGTTGAAAAGGAACTGGAGGATAAGAAAGAATTGAAAAGGCAAATTGAAGAGTTGAATAGAGAAATAAATCGACTTAATGAAGAAAGTAAAGTATTGAAAGAGTTTAAAGAGGAATCTGGGAATGCTGTGGATAAATTGATGGAAGAATTGTCTGCTAAGCAACGAGAATTGGAGAAAGCTAAGAAGGTGTTGGAGGAAAAGATTGAAGAGCTGGAGAAGACGCTGGGGGAGAAGGATAGAGAGATTAATGATCTTcagaaagaaataaaagacTCGATTAAGTTACAAGCTAATGATGTCACTGAGAAGGAGTTGAAGTTGATGATTAAAGAGCGCGATGAGGCGAAAGAAAAGTTGTCTGAgcttgataaattaaataaaaaattacagactAAAATTAACAACATGGATCGCGAAATTGATGAGCTTAGAAAAGCGGTTAAGAAGTACAAAGAAGAGCTGGATGAATTTAGTAATCTTGAAGCTAATTATCAAAAGACGATTGAGGGTAAAGAACACGAGCTGGAAacttttaagaaaaatcaAGAAGAAATGATTAAGAAGTATGAAACTTTAGTTAAAACTAAAGATGAAGACGTGGAAAAGCATAAAAGAGAAGTCAAGAAAATGCAGGAAACTTTCCTAGTCAAAGGCCACAACACGCCTAGAGATGAGTTCCGTGCTCCTTCCAGTGATCGATctcag tATAAATTAAGAGAAAACAAGCCTCCCAAAGAAGAAACTTCCGAAGATGAGTCTGTTACCGAACGACGAGGCAGGAGAGCGCGCAAAGTACTCGAACCAACTTCTCCCATTCCGAATGTAACTATCGATGAAATATCTGAGACAGAATCAAC gAGATCTACGCGTAAAACAACAGCTAAAGCTTGTCCGTCAACGGGTAGGAAAACTCGGGGAAGAAGATTATATACAGCGGTTGAAGACGGAGTAATAGCAATCGAAATGACTCCggaggtaattt CGTCCCCATCGCCAACTCCATCGACTCGCTCTTTAAGAACGCGTAggaataaatga
- the LOC123258552 gene encoding 60S ribosomal protein L3 has product MSHRKFSAPRHGSMGFYPKKRSQRHRGKVKAFPKDDPSKPVHLTAFIGYKAGMTHVVREADRPGSKVNKKEIVEAVTILETPPMMIVGVVGYIETPHGLRALTTVWAEHLSEDCRRRFYKNWYKSKKKAFTKASKKWTDDLGRKSIEKDFSKMIKYCKVIRVIAHTQMKLLRQRQKKANIMEIQLNGGTIEQKVQWAREHFEKPVAITNVFAPDEMIDCIGVTKGKGYKGVTSRWHTKKLPRKTHKGLRKVACIGAWHPSRVSFTVARAGQKGYHHRTEMNKKIYRIGQGIHTKDGKIVKNNASTEYDLTEKSITPMGGFPHYGEVNNDFVMIKGCCMGPKKRIITLRKSLLVHTKRAALEKINLKFIDTSSKFGHGRFQTAADKASFMGLLKKDRIREEQAQTAAAAPSTAAAQ; this is encoded by the exons ATG tCTCACCGTAAATTCAGTGCACCCCGTCATGGGTCCATGGGATTCTACCCAAAAAAAAGATCCCAACGTCACCGTGGTAAAGTAAAGGCTTTCCCAAAAGATGACCCGAGCAAGCCAGTGCATTTGACCGCTTTCATCGGTTACAAAGCCGGTATGACTCATGTGGTTCGAGAAGCTGACCGTCCTGGTTCAA AGGTAAACAAGAAGGAAATTGTCGAGGCAGTAACCATCCTCGAAACTCCACCAATGATGATCGTTGGTGTTGTTGGATACATTGAGACTCCTCATGGTCTCCGTGCTCTTACCACTGTGTGGGCTGAGCATCTTTCAGAGGACTGTCGCAGACGTTTCTACAAGAactg GTACAAGAGCAAGAAGAAGGCTTTCACTAAGGCCAGCAAAAAATGGACCGACGACTTGGGACGCAAATCTATTGAGAAAGATTTCAGCAAGATGATCAAGTACTGCAAGGTCATCCGTGTTATTGCTCACActcag ATGAAACTCCTGAGACAACGTCAAAAGAAAGCCAACATCATGGAAATCCAATTGAACGGTGGAACTATCGAACAAAAAGTTCAATGGGCAAGAGAACACTTTGAAAAGCCCGTGGCTATCACCAACGTCTTCGCTCCTGATGAGATGATTGACTGTATCGGTGTCACCAAGGGAAAAGGATACAAAG gtGTCACTTCTCGTTGGCACACAAAGAAATTGCCACGTAAGACCCACAAAGGTTTGAGAAAAGTAGCCTGTATCGGTGCATGGCATCCAAGTCGTGTATCCTTCACTGTAGCTCGTGCTGGTCAGAAAGGATACCACCACCGTACAGAAATGAACAAAAAGATCTACAGAATTGGACAGGGTATCCACACTAAAGACGGAAAG atTGTCAAAAACAATGCATCCACTGAGTACGATCTGACTGAGAAGTCAATCACACCCATGGGAGGTTTCCCTCACTACGGAGAAGTCAACAACGACTTTGTCATGATCAAGGGTTGTTGCATGGGACCCAAGAAACGTATCATCACTCTTCGTAAG tcCCTGTTGGTACACACCAAACGTGCTGCTCTTGAGAAGATCAACCTCAAGTTCATCGACACCAGCTCCAAATTCGGTCACGGTCGCTTCCAGACCGCCGCCGACAAGGCTTCCTTCATGGGTCTCCTCAAGAAAGACCGCATTCGCGAAGAACAAGCTCAAACCGCTGCTGCAGCTCCCTCAACCGCTGCTGCTCAgtga